One Alnus glutinosa chromosome 3, dhAlnGlut1.1, whole genome shotgun sequence genomic region harbors:
- the LOC133862877 gene encoding uncharacterized protein LOC133862877, with protein sequence MGRRKQRHPHHSGRVIVEIHDTREAGLQNQQAINTEQVQNNEFDIVDEEPYFVEVDRASWVSDEHLDVSEIVLTDLTLREGFSGCEVSEDFFQDSKYTLRFKVCNVNEFLGRIKLGHWPVLSSSDVSLELIKICTRDDTETHSVILSGSFDGPDEGISGLLHLGSLKFMTLRPVMGITSLENVSSLRVRVEILRSVFEACESLLENKRQQWKRSMMNVMAWLRPEVMTSEARYGVSISTEMENDLLTEMGDGNLNTKKRARLDAAGFYEAIKPSKVDPMLADDIPDLLTELRPYQRRAAYWMVQRENGDSRSLVGSGKSLFLSPLCLPVDFLDTCTKMFYNPFSGNVSLQPEQSSPYVFGGILADEMGLGKTVELLACIFAHRKSASEDGIFINTESEVPCHQKSDLKRLKRERVECICGAVNESRKYKGLWVQCDMCDAWQHADCVGYSPKGKHLKSSEVSGGQGCEKRSMADTKKHTRKKNTANIVVREGEHICPLCSELMQATNSPVATGATLIVCPAPILSQWHAEIIRHTRPGSLKTCIYEGAKITSLSDASIVDISELVSADIVLTTYDILKEDLSHDSDRHEGDRRFMRFQKRFPVIPTLLTRIFWWRICLDEGQMVESNAAAATEMALRLYAKHRWCITGTPIQRKLDDLYGLLRFLKASPFDVSRWWIEVIRDPYERRDAGAMEFTHKFFKQIMWRSSKRYLADELQLPPQDECVSWLTFSPIEEHFYQRQHETCVSYAREVIETLKDDFLKRKVKGCVSSDASFDPFITHAEAGKLLNTLLKLRQACCHPQVGSSGLRSLQQSPMTMEEILMVLIGKTKIEGEEALRRMVVALNGLAGIAIIENNFRQAVSLYKEALTLAEEHSEDFHLDPLLNIHIHHNLAEILPLASNYSEQLYSEGQHFPESFEKKASKLHGIEECDQHVVKRRKVSGEDSMDFTIDAGNATGCTTVISENGLNGDQERDIEPHESSSYISEKYLRSVCENIKQKYLSVFSSKLSIAQQEFRKSNILVCHALRDRTNQHTVWWLEALHHTEQNKNFSSEFIKKIEEAISGTPNNSRSSRISSRFRSISSLKYHIQTGLDLLEASRIVLLDRLLEIDQTMEKPKEEDIERVRYCQNCNVNGDGPACVACELDGLFQDYEARLFRLNKEHGEMITSAEEALHFQKKKSALNHYDWSKPKLLSEKRDAGERVVVSRSPSELEIVLGVIKSYCKAQLGREGMLAAKKQLYILEGMRKEYGHARSLAIAQAQVLCAHDEIKMATTRLHIKENENDITVDALSQEELPSASVQYSDDKFISLALVSRIKGKLRYLKGLALSKQRSPRESPNDSSLTQETGSLSTSSELKSGCVPKAHEETCPVCQEKLSNQKMVFQCGHVTCCKCLFSMTEQRVHDNKFQAKWVMCPTCRQHTDFENIAYADDGQNETFSSSVGHTNQGYAMSEASMFVQGSYGTKIEAVTRRILWIKHTDPKAKLLVFSSWNDVLDVLEHAFTTNDITYIRMKGGRKSHVAISKFRGHENGAQGTRKTHAQQPASNFVQVLLILIQHGANGLNLLEAKHVVLVEPLLNPAAEAQAISRVHRIGQENRTLVHRFMVKDTVEESLYKLNRSRDTNSFISGNTKNQDQPVLTLKDVESLFATVATAVPENDENLTESLRHLPPSVAAGLAAERRLKEHATCSS encoded by the exons ATGGGTAGaaggaagcaaagacatccCCATCATTCGGGTAGGGTAATAGTAGAAATCCATGATACCCGTGAAGCAGGGCTGCAGAATCAGCAAGCTATCAATACCGAGCAAGTGCAAAATAATGAATTTGATATAGTTGATGAGGAGCCGTATTTCGTGGAAGTTGATCGAGCTTCTTGGGTTTCAGATGAGCACCTTGATGTTTCGGAAATTGTTCTAACTGATTTGACTTTGCGGGAAGGGTTTTCTGGGTGTGAAGTGAGTGAGGATTTTTTCCAGGATTCGAAGTATACCTTAAGGTTTAAGGTGTGCAATGTAAATGAGTTTCTTGGTCGTATTAAACTAGGTCATTGGCCTGTGTTATCCTCTAGTGATGTATCTTTAGAACTCATAAAAATATGCACAAGAGATGATACAGAGACACACTCGGTGATTTTATCAGGGAGTTTTGATGGACCGGATGAGGGTATTTCTGGTCTTCTTCACTTGGGAAGTTTGAAGTTTATGACGCTTAGGCCAGTTATGGGAATTACATCATTAGAGAACGTTTCATCTCTCAGAGTGAGGGTGGAGATTCTTAGAAGTGTCTTTGAAGCTTGTGAGTCACTTTTGGAGAATAAGAGGCAACAATGGAAAAGGAGTATGATGAATGTCATGGCTTGGCTGCGACCAGAAGTAATGACTTCAGAGGCTAGGTATGGCGTTAGTATATCAACAGAAATGGAAAATGATCTCCTTACGGAGATGGGAGATGGTAATCTCAACACAAAAAAGCGTGCAAGGCTTGATGCTGCTGGGTTTTATGAAGCCATTAAGCCATCCAA AGTGGATCCAATGCTTGCAGATGACATACCTGACTTGCTTACTGAGCTGAGACCATATCAGCGTCGTGCAGCCTACTGGATGGTACAACGAGAGAATGGAGATTCAAGAAGCTTGGTAGGAAGTGGGAAAAGTTTGTTTTTGTCTCCTTTATGTTTGCCTGTGGATTTTCTCGACACATGTACAAAAATGTTCTATAATCCATTCAG TGGAAATGTTTCTTTGCAGCCGGAGCAATCTTCGCCATATGTCTTTGGTGGAATTCTTGCTG ATGAGATGGGTTTGGGGAAAACAGTTGAACTGCTTGCTTGCATCTTTGCTCATCGGAAGTCAGCATCTGAAGATGGCATATTTATTAATACTGAATCTGAGGTTCCTTGTCACCAGAAATCTGATCTTAAGAGATTGAAAAGGGAGCGTGTTGAGTGTATCTGTGGAGCTGTCAATGAAAGTCGAAAGTATAAAGGATTATGGGTACAGTGTGACATGTGTGATGCTTGGCAACATGCAGATTGTGTTGGGTATTCACCTAAAGGAAAACATCTAAAATCGAGTGAAGTTTCTGGCGGACAAGGATGTGAAAAGAGGTCAATGGCTGATACAAAAAAGcacacaagaaagaaaaatacggCCAACATAGTTGTGAGAGAAGGGGAACACATTTGCCCACTATGCTCAGAACTGATGCAAGCAACTAACTCTCCTGTTGCTACTGGTGCCACTCTTATAGTCTGCCCGGCTCCCATATTGTCTCAATGGCATGCTGAAATTATACG TCATACACGTCCAGGTTCTTTAAAAACTTGTATCTACGAGGGCGCGAAAATCACTTCTCTTTCAGATGCATCTATAGTGGATATCAGCGAGCTTGTTAGTGCTGACATCGTATTGACCACATATGATATACTTAAAGAAGATCTGTCACATGACTCTGATAGGCATGAAGGTGATCGACGCTTCATGAGATTccagaagag GTTTCCAGTTATTCCAACTCTTCTTACCAGAATATTTTGGTGGAGGATTTGTTTGGATGAGGGTCAAATGGTGGAGAGTAATGCTGCTGCTGCCACTGAAATGGCTCTTCGGTTATATGCTAAGCATCGTTGGTGCATAACAGGGACTCCTATACAACGCAAACTGGACGACTTATATGGACTTCTACGATTTCTTAAAGCAAGTCCTTTTGATGTTTCTAGGTGGTGGATTGAGGTTATACGAGATCCATATGAG AGGAGAGATGCAGGAGCTATGGAATTTACACATAAGTTCTTTAAACAAATCATGTGGCGTTCATCAAAAAGATATTTAGCAGATGAGTTGCAGCTTCCCCCTCAGGATGAGTGTGTCTCTTGGCTCACTTTCTCACCAATTGAAGAGCACTTTTACCAAAGGCAACATGAAACTTGTGTGAGTTATGCCCGTGAAGTTATTGAAACTTTGAAAGATGATTTTCTAAAGAGGAAAGTCAAag GTTGTGTATCTTCTGATGCTTCTTTTGATCCTTTCATAACTCACGCGGAGGCTGGAAAACTGCTGAACACACTCTTGAAGCTTCGCCAGGCCTGCTGCCATCCTCAAGTGGGAAGCTCAGGGCTGCGTTCTTTGCAACAATCCCCCATGACTATGGAGGAAATATTGATG GTTCTCATTGGTAAGACGAAGATAGAAGGGGAGGAAGCTCTCAGGAGAATGGTTGTTGCTTTAAACGGGCTTGCTGGGATAGCTATAATAGAGAATAATTTTCGTCAAGCAGTATCATTGTACAAGGAAGCACTGACTTTAGCTGAAGAGCACTCCGAAGATTTCCATCTGGACCCTCTATTGAATATTCACATTCATCATAATCTTGCTGAGATACTCCCATTGGCTTCAAACTACTCAGAACAACTCTACTCAGAGGGACAACATTTCCCTGAAAGCTTTGAAAAGAAGGCCTCCAAATTACATGGCATTGAAGAGTGTGATCAACATGTTGTGAAGAGGCGAAAAGTGAGTGGGGAAGACTCTATGGATTTCACCATTGATGCTGGGAATGCAACAGGTTGTACAACTGTCATATCAGAAAATGGCTTAAATGGTGACCAAGAACGTGATATTGAGCCCCATGAATCATCCAGTTACATCagtgaaaaatatttaagaTCAGTGTGTGAGAATATAAAGCAGAAGTACTTATCTGTGTTCAGTTCAAAGCTATCCATAGCTCAACAAGAGTTCAGAAAATCTAACATTCTG gtttGTCATGCGCTTAGAGACAGAACAAATCAACATACAGTTTGGTGGTTGGAAGCCCTGCATCATACTGAGCAGAACAAGAACTTCTCAAGTGAGTTTATCAAAAAGATTGAAGAAGCCATCTCAGGAACTCCAAACAATTCAAGGTCATCAAGAATTTCATCCCG ATTTCGGAGCATAAGTTCTCTAAAGTATCATATCCAGACTGGTTTGGATCTATTGGAAGCCTCTAGGATAGTGTTACTTGATCGACTCCTGGAAATTGATCAAACAATGGAGAAACCAAAAGAGGAGGATATTGAACGGGTGAGATACTGTCAAAATTGCAATGTTAATGGGGATGGCCCTGCATGTGTTGCATGTGAATTGGACGGATTATTTCAG GATTATGAAGCCAGGCTCTTTCGCCTTAATAAAGAACATGGAGAGATGATTACATCTGCTGAAGAGGCCTTACATTTTCAGAAGAAAAAATCTGCGCTCAATCATTATGATTGGAGCAAACCAAAGCTACTCAGCGAGAAGAGAGATGCTGGGGAAAGAGTTGTG GTCTCAAGATCTCCATCTGAGTTGGAAATTGTTCTTGGAGTTATAAAGAGCTATTGCAAGGCTCAGTTAGGGAGAGAGGGTATGTTGGCAGCCAAGAAGCAGCTATACATTCTTGAG GGCATGCGAAAGGAGTATGGCCATGCACGGTCCTTGGCAATAGCTCAAGCTCAAGTTCTATGTGCGCATGATGAAATTAAAATGGCAACAACACGATTACAcattaaagaaaatgagaatGATATAACTGTTGATGCCTTAAGTCAAGAGGAATTGCCTTCAGCTAGTGTACAATACTCTGATGACAAGTTCATCTCTTTGGCGTTGGTGTCACGTATAAAAGGGAAACTTCGTTATTTGAAG GGTTTGGCACTGTCAAAACAAAGATCACCACGGGAAAGCCCAAATGATTCCTCATTAACTCAAGAGACAGGTAGCTTGTCAACTTCTTCGGAACTGAAAAGTGGATGTGTACCTAAAGCTCATGAGGAAACATGCCCAGTTTGTCAAGAAAAGTTGAGCAATCAAAAAATGGTTTTTCAATGTGGACACGTTACATGCTGTAAAT GTTTATTTTCAATGACTGAGCAGAGGGTACATGATAATAAGTTTCAAGCCAAATGGGTAATGTGCCCAACATGTCGACAACATAcagattttgaaaatattgctTATGCTGATGATGGACAAAACGAAACTTTTAGTTCGTCTGTGGGGCATACAAATCAAGGTTATGCAATGTCTGAAGCATCTATGTTTGTTCAGGGTTCATATGGAACAAAG ATTGAAGCAGTCACAAGAAGAATCTTGTGGATCAAGCATACAGATCCAAAAGCCAAACTTCTTGTTTTCTCAAGTTGGAATGATGTCCTTGATGTATTGGAACACGCCTTCACGACTAATGACATCACTTATATCCGAATGAAAGGAGGCAG GAAATCACATGTTGCCATAAGCAAATTTAGAGGACACGAAAACGGTGCACAGGGAACTCGGAAAACACATGCCCAGCAACCAGCATCAAATTTTGTCCAGGTGTTATTGATCCTAATCCAACATGGAGCCAATGGCCTCAATCTCTTAGAAGCAAAGCATGTTGTTCTAGTGGAGCCGCTACTCAATCCAGCAGCAGAAGCACAAGCTATCAGCAGGGTACACCGAATTGGGCAGGAAAATAGGACACTCGTTCATCGTTTTATG GTTAAAGACACTGTTGAAGAGAGCCTATACAAATTGAATAGAAGCAGGGATACCAATTCATTCATCAGTGGGAACACAAAAAATCAAGATCAGCCTGTTTTGACGCTTAAAGATGTTGAATCCCTATTTGCAACAGTTGCGACAGCTGTACcagaaaatgatgaaaatttaACTGAAAGTCTCAGACATTTGCCTCCTTCGGTTGCTGCTGGTTTAGCAGCTGAGAGGAGACTCAAGGAGCATGCGACATGTTCTTCATGA
- the LOC133863974 gene encoding rhodanese-like domain-containing protein 7 isoform X1 yields MLRCSTPPFLALRMLSSSPSYSANPRLRLHLLPISPIPHPSLSHHHHHHHYHHPLFSNSIRGLPRTQSMTISRSFLSGPATGPIPVSTGSEAGSGDSDSQSLVVVSFYKFADFPDHADMRTPLKDLCQQLRVSGGIILAPEGINGSICGTRESVETVLGFIQSDNRLNGVRQVESPVSPEEEAIHHGHTSSSPLAAGEDAPFRWDHVRVKLKKEQIVTLGMPIVSPTERVGKYVSPRDWNALISDPDTVVIDVRNAYETRIGKFKRAVDPCTTAFREFPSWVEDHFQVSDSDDEHSKVKVNGPNGSTEKQVDIPEQKMPQRVAMYCTGGIRCEKASSYLLSKGFKEVYHLEGGILKYLEEVAESESLWEGECFVFDKRVSVDHGLVQGTFKLCYGCKQPVSDEDMEAPEWEYGVSCPHCYSLKSDEEKERARARQRQFETWGIIGGPDKGRRQTSNPATASIKSSTRLSSSA; encoded by the exons ATGCTGAGGTGTAGCACACCTCCATTTCTCGCCCTCAGGATGCTCTCATCGTCACCCTCCTATTCCGCAAACCCTAGGCTCAGATTACATTTACTCCCCATATCTCCAATTCCTCATCCGTCCCTgtcccaccaccaccaccaccaccactatcATCATCCTCTCTTCTCCAACTCTATTCGCGGCCTCCCTCGAACCCAAAGCATGACCATTTCCAGAAGCTTTTTATCTGGGCCCGCCACCGGCCCCATTCCAGTTTCGACCGGATCCGAAGCCGGTTCGGGTGACTCGGATTCCCAATCTCTCGTGGTCGTCTCCTTCTACAAGTTCGCTGATTTTCCCGACCATGCCGATATGCGAACACCCTTGAAGGACCTCTGCCAGCAACTG CGTGTTTCAGGTGGTATCATACTAGCGCCTGAAGGAATCAATGGCAGCATTTGTGGTACCCGGGAATCAGTGGAAACAGTTCTTGGATTCATCCAGAGTGATAACCGGCTAAACGGGGTAAGACAAGTGGAATCACCCGTGAGTCCTGAGGAAGAAGCTATCCATCACGGACACACTAGCAGTTCTCCCCTTGCAGCAGGGGAGGATGCACCCTTCCGATGGGATCATGTGAGGGTCAAGTTGAAAAAAGAG CAGATTGTTACTCTCGGAATGCCTATTGTATCACCTACTGAGAGGGTAGGAAAATATGTTAGTCCAAGGGATTGGAATGCATTGATCAGTGATCCAGATACA GTGGTGATTGATGTGCGCAATGCTTATGAAACTAGAATTGGGAAGTTCAAAAGAGCAGTTGATCCATGTACAACCGCATTCCGGGAATTTCCATCTTGGGTGGAGGATCACTTCCAAGTTTCTGATTCAGATGATGAGCATTCAAAGGTAAAGGTGAATGGTCCAAATGGAAGCACTGAAAAACAAGTGGATATTCCGGAGCAAAAAATGCCTCAGCGGGTTGCGATGTACTGCACAGGAGGAATAAGATGTGAGAAAGCTTCAAGTTATCTTCTCAGCAAAGGATTCAAAGAG GTTTATCATTTGGAAGGTGGGATTTTGAAATACCTTGAGGAAGTTGCAGAATCAGAGAGCCTCTGGGAGGGTGAATGCTTTGTGTTCGACAAGCGGGTCTCGGTTGATCATGGTTTGGTACAGGGAACTTTCAAGCTTTGCTATGGGTGCAAGCAACCAGTGAGTGATGAGGACATGGAAGCCCCAGAGTGGGAGTATGGAGTTTCGTGTCCACACTGTTACTCATTGAAATCCGATGAAGAGAAGGAGAGGGCACGAGCTCGTCAAAGGCAGTTTGAGACGTGGGGCATCATAGGTGGCCCAGACAAGGGTCGTCGTCAAACATCAAATCCAGCTACAGCTAGTATTAAGAGTTCTACCCGGCTTTCTAGTTCAGCTTAG
- the LOC133863974 gene encoding rhodanese-like domain-containing protein 7 isoform X2, giving the protein MLRCSTPPFLALRMLSSSPSYSANPRLRLHLLPISPIPHPSLSHHHHHHHYHHPLFSNSIRGLPRTQSMTISRSFLSGPATGPIPVSTGSEAGSGDSDSQSLVVVSFYKFADFPDHADMRTPLKDLCQQLRVSGGIILAPEGINGSICGTRESVETVLGFIQSDNRLNGVRQVESPVSPEEEAIHHGHTSSSPLAAGEDAPFRWDHVRVKLKKEIVTLGMPIVSPTERVGKYVSPRDWNALISDPDTVVIDVRNAYETRIGKFKRAVDPCTTAFREFPSWVEDHFQVSDSDDEHSKVKVNGPNGSTEKQVDIPEQKMPQRVAMYCTGGIRCEKASSYLLSKGFKEVYHLEGGILKYLEEVAESESLWEGECFVFDKRVSVDHGLVQGTFKLCYGCKQPVSDEDMEAPEWEYGVSCPHCYSLKSDEEKERARARQRQFETWGIIGGPDKGRRQTSNPATASIKSSTRLSSSA; this is encoded by the exons ATGCTGAGGTGTAGCACACCTCCATTTCTCGCCCTCAGGATGCTCTCATCGTCACCCTCCTATTCCGCAAACCCTAGGCTCAGATTACATTTACTCCCCATATCTCCAATTCCTCATCCGTCCCTgtcccaccaccaccaccaccaccactatcATCATCCTCTCTTCTCCAACTCTATTCGCGGCCTCCCTCGAACCCAAAGCATGACCATTTCCAGAAGCTTTTTATCTGGGCCCGCCACCGGCCCCATTCCAGTTTCGACCGGATCCGAAGCCGGTTCGGGTGACTCGGATTCCCAATCTCTCGTGGTCGTCTCCTTCTACAAGTTCGCTGATTTTCCCGACCATGCCGATATGCGAACACCCTTGAAGGACCTCTGCCAGCAACTG CGTGTTTCAGGTGGTATCATACTAGCGCCTGAAGGAATCAATGGCAGCATTTGTGGTACCCGGGAATCAGTGGAAACAGTTCTTGGATTCATCCAGAGTGATAACCGGCTAAACGGGGTAAGACAAGTGGAATCACCCGTGAGTCCTGAGGAAGAAGCTATCCATCACGGACACACTAGCAGTTCTCCCCTTGCAGCAGGGGAGGATGCACCCTTCCGATGGGATCATGTGAGGGTCAAGTTGAAAAAAGAG ATTGTTACTCTCGGAATGCCTATTGTATCACCTACTGAGAGGGTAGGAAAATATGTTAGTCCAAGGGATTGGAATGCATTGATCAGTGATCCAGATACA GTGGTGATTGATGTGCGCAATGCTTATGAAACTAGAATTGGGAAGTTCAAAAGAGCAGTTGATCCATGTACAACCGCATTCCGGGAATTTCCATCTTGGGTGGAGGATCACTTCCAAGTTTCTGATTCAGATGATGAGCATTCAAAGGTAAAGGTGAATGGTCCAAATGGAAGCACTGAAAAACAAGTGGATATTCCGGAGCAAAAAATGCCTCAGCGGGTTGCGATGTACTGCACAGGAGGAATAAGATGTGAGAAAGCTTCAAGTTATCTTCTCAGCAAAGGATTCAAAGAG GTTTATCATTTGGAAGGTGGGATTTTGAAATACCTTGAGGAAGTTGCAGAATCAGAGAGCCTCTGGGAGGGTGAATGCTTTGTGTTCGACAAGCGGGTCTCGGTTGATCATGGTTTGGTACAGGGAACTTTCAAGCTTTGCTATGGGTGCAAGCAACCAGTGAGTGATGAGGACATGGAAGCCCCAGAGTGGGAGTATGGAGTTTCGTGTCCACACTGTTACTCATTGAAATCCGATGAAGAGAAGGAGAGGGCACGAGCTCGTCAAAGGCAGTTTGAGACGTGGGGCATCATAGGTGGCCCAGACAAGGGTCGTCGTCAAACATCAAATCCAGCTACAGCTAGTATTAAGAGTTCTACCCGGCTTTCTAGTTCAGCTTAG
- the LOC133862878 gene encoding transcription elongation factor TFIIS produces MERELVELFEAAKKAADAAASADGGSEESRCLDALRQLKDFPVTYQVLVSSQVGKRLRHLTKHPRKKIQSFASDLMEIWKDIVIKETNKNKKSENLDDKNSVKVESVNAQTAKAEKDQKTSSIKVEKVSKAESIKVEKIYQNGMPSMEKVSRPDAVKTGRKVSSVDVVKVEKTHSAENVKVEKITKEEKQASGVKKPLPGPGAPPKLTSMIKSNDATRDKVREILHEALSKVSGEAEEYIQEEVSACDPIRVAVSVESVLFERWGSSLGAQKVKYRSLIFNLKDANNPDFRRRVLLGHVKPERLINMSTAEMASDKRRHENQKIEEKALFDCERGAPPKETTDQFRCGRCGQRKCTYYQMQTRSADEPMTTYVTCVNCNNHWKFC; encoded by the exons ATGGAGAGAGAGCTGGTGGAATTGTTCGAAGCAGCGAAGAAAGCGGCGGACGCTGCGGCCTCCGCTGACGGAGGGTCCGAGGAAAGTCGATGCCTCGATGCCTTACGCCAGCTCAAGGATTTTCCTGTCACTTATCAAGTTCTTGTCTCCAGCCAG GTTGGGAAGCGTCTTCGACATCTGACAAAGCATCCTAGGAAGAAAATCCAATCGTTTGCTTCTGACCTGATGGAGATATGGAAGGACATTGTTATaaaggaaacaaacaaaaacaagaaaagtgaAAACTTGGATGATAAGAATTCTGTCAAAGTTGAGTCTGTAAATGCACAGACTGCCAAGGCCGAGAAGGATCAGAAGACATCTTCCATCAAGGTTGAGAAGGTTTCAAAGGCTGAAAGCATTAAGGTTGAGAAAATTTATCAAAATGGTATGCCAAGCATGGAGAAAGTTTCAAGGCCAGATGCTGTCAAGACAGGGAGAAAGGTTTCAAGTGTTGATGTTGTCAAGGTTGAGAAAACTCATTCAGCTGAGAATGTCAAGGTTGAAAAGATAACCAAAGAGGAGAAGCAAGCTTCTGGAGTGAAGAAACCATTGCCGGGCCCTGGTGCTCCCCCAAAGCTGACATCAATGATTAAATCTAATGATGCCACACGGGACAAAGTACGAGAAATTCTTCATGAAGCTTTGTCTAAAGTTTCTGGTGAGGCTGAGGAGTATATTCAGGAGGAAGTGAGTGCATGCGACCCTATTCGAGTTGCTGTTTCTGTAGAGTCTGTTCTGTTTGAGAGATGGGGCAGTTCTCTAGGGGCTCAAAAGGTTAAGTATAGATCTTTAATATTTAACCTTAAGGATGCTAACAACCCAGATTTTCGAAGAAGGGTACTTCTTGGACATGTCAAACCAGAGAGGCTTATCAACATGAGCACAGCAGAAATGGCAAGTGATAAGAGGCGACATGAGAATCAAAAGATTGAAGAGAAAGCATTATTTGACTGTGAGCGTGGAGCGCCACCCAAAGAGACAACTGATCAATTTAGGTGTGGTCGATGTGGGCAGCGCAAATGCACCTACTACCAAATGCAGACGCGGAGTGCTGATGAGCCAATGACAACGTACGTAACATGTGTAAACTGCAATAATCATTGGAAATTCTGTTAG
- the LOC133862879 gene encoding uncharacterized protein LOC133862879, with protein MAMEVSVCHGTQTPNLPSFRPQRKIKHHRPETGLSFKVGKWGLNCGLAVRCATSEAEIEKEWEAEMNPDKEEWMASVGWLRHKCGEKRGVVELLECLEREAIMGEDEGREPTDYNRRAQIFHKSSSVFQALKERKASSRELA; from the coding sequence ATGGCCATGGAAGTCTCGGTCTGTCACGGCACCCAAACACCCAACCTCCCTTCTTTTCGTCCCCAACGCAAAATCAAACACCATCGTCCAGAGACTGGCTTGAGCTTTAAGGTTGGCAAGTGGGGATTGAATTGTGGATTAGCAGTGAGATGCGCAACTTCGGAGGCTGAAATAGAAAAGGAATGGGAAGCTGAGATGAACCCAGATAAGGAGGAGTGGATGGCATCAGTGGGGTGGTTGAGACACAAGTGTGGAGAGAAAAGAGGTGTGGTGGAGCTGTTGGAGTGTTTGGAACGCGAAGCAATTATGGGAGAAGATGAAGGAAGAGAGCCTACTGACTACAACCGACGGGCTCAAATCTTTCACAAGAGTTCCAGCGTTTTCCAGGCTCTCAAGGAACGTAAAGCCTCTTCTAGAGAACTCGCATGA